The region tgaaacataagtctgaaataattgaaaggttcaaagaatttcagagtgaagtggaaaaatcatcgaaacaagaaaaataaagtttctgcgatctgatcacggagacgaatatttgagttacgagtttggtcttcaattaaaacaatgtggaatagtttcatagctcacgccacctggaacaccacaatgttatggtgtgtccgaacgtcgtaaccgcgctttattggatatggtgcgatctatgatgtctcttattgatttaccattgtcgttttggggttatgcattagagacagctgcattcacgttaaaagggcaccatctaaatccgttgagacgacactatatgaactgtggtttagcaagaaacccaagttgtcgtttcttaaagtttggggctgcgatgcttatgtggaaaagtttcatcctgataagctcgaacccaaatcggagaagtgcgtcttcatagaatacccaaaggaaattgttgggtacaccttctatcacagatccggaggcaagatattcgttgctaaaaatggatcctttctggagaaggagtttctctcgaaagaagtgagtgggaggaaagtagaacttgatgaggtaactgtacctgctcccttattggaaagtagttcatcacagaaatcagttcctgtgacaaatacaccaattagtgaggaagctaatgatattgatcataaaactttagatcaagttactacagaacctcgtaggtcttccagagtaagatctgcaccagagtggtgtagtaatcatgttctggaagtcatgttactagaccatgatgaacctacgaactatgaggaagcgatgatgagcccagattccgcgagatggcttgaggccataaaatctgagatatgatccatgtatgacaacaaagtatggactttgattgacttgctcgatgatcagcaaagccatgttaaataaatggatcttcaagaggaagacggacactgatagtactgttactatctaccaagctcgacttgttgcaaaagtttttcaacaagttcaaggtgttgaatacgatgaggttttctcactcgtatcgatgcttaagtctatctgaatcatgttagcaattgccacattttatgaaatctggcaaatggatgtcaaaactgcattccttaatggatttattaaagaagagttgtatatgatgcaaccagaaggttttgtcaatcctaaaggtgctaacaaaatgtgcaagctccagcgatccatctatggactggtgcaagcatctcggagttggaatatacgctttgataagttgatcaaagcatatagttttatatggacttacgatgaagcctgtatttacaataaagtgagtgggagcactacagcctttctgattagtatatgtgagtgacatattgttgatcagaaatgatgtagaattttttctgcaaatcataaaggagtgttttaaaggagttctttaaaaagaaaagacctcagtaaaaagctacttatatattgagcatcaagatctattgagatagatcaagacgcttgataagattttcaatgagtacataccttggcaagattttgaaatagttcaaaatggaacagttaaagaaagagttcttgcctgtgttgcaaaggtatgaaattgagtaagactcaaatcccgaccacagcagaaaatagaaagagaatgaaaagtcattccctatgcctcagtcataggttctataaagtatgctatgctttgtaccagacctattgtataccttgctctgtatttggcaagggagtacaatagtatctaggagtagatcactggacattggtcaagaatatccttagtaaggactaaggagatgtttctcgattatggaggtgataaaagagtttgttgtaaaagttacatcagtgcaaacttttacactaatccagatgactctaagactcaatctggatacatattgaaagtgggagcgattagctagagtagctccgtacagagcattgtagacatagaatatttgcaaaatacatacggctctgaatgtgacagacccgttgactaagcttctctcacgagcaaaacatgatcacaccttagtactctttggatgttaatcacatagcgatgtgaactagattattgactctagtaaaccctttgggtgttggtcacatgatgatgtgaactatgggtgttaatcatatacagatatgaatattggtgttaaatcacatgacgatgtgaactagattattgactctagtgcaagtgggagactgaagaaaatatgccctagaggcaataataaagttattatttatttcctcataatcatgataaatgtttattattcatgctagaattgtatttaccggaaacataatacatgtgtgaatacatagacaaacaaagtgtcactagtatgcctctacttgactagctcgttaatcaaagatggttatgtttcctaaccatgaacaatgagttgttatttgattaacgaggtcacatcattagtagaatgatctgattgacatgacccattccattagcttagcacccgatcgtttagtatgttgctattgctttcttcatgacttatacatgttcctatgactatgagattatgcaactcccgtttaccggaggaacactttgggtactaccaaacgtcacaacgtaactgggtgattataaaggagtactacaggtgtctccaatggtcgatgttgggttggcgtatttcgagattaggatttgtcactccgattgtcagagaggtatctctgggccctctcggtaatacacatcacataagccttgcaagcattacaactaatatgttagttgtgagatgatgtattacggaacgagtaaagagacttgccggtagcgagattgaactaggtattggataccgacgatcgaatctcgggcaagtaacataccgatgacaaagggaacaacgtatgttgttatgcggtctgaccgataaagatcttcgtagaatatgtaggagccaatatgggcatccaggtcccgctattggttattgaccggagacgtgtctcggtcatgtctacattgttctcgaacccgtagggtccgcacgcttaaggttacgatgacagttatattatgagtttacatgttttgatgtaccgaaggagttcggagtcccggatgagatcgaggacatgacgaggagtctcgaaatggtcgagacgtaaagattcatatattggatgatatggttaggccaaggggtcaagcccatgaggctttaggtcggtgcaaaaggagttttgcggaggccagggggccaaacgccggagaccctggcgtctggccctgggccagacgccgaggcccatggcgtctggccagacgccaaggattgtggcgtttggtcctggagtccgagtgggactcttgcctttcgggcaaaaccgactttaaggaggcttttgctccaagtttcgaccccggggctcaacatataaatagaggggcagggctagcaccaaaggtacaacaagttgatccacgtgatctattccttagccgtgtgcggcgcccccagccaccatattcctcgataatactgtagcggagtttaggcgaagccctgctgctgtagttcatcaagatcgtcaccacgccgtcgtgctgacggaactcttccccgacactttgctggatcggagtccggggatcgtcatcgagctgaacgtgtgctcgaactcggaggtgccatagtttcggtgcttgatcggttggatcgagaagacgtacgactacttcctctacgtcgtgtcaccgcttccgcagtcggtctgcgttgggtacgtagacaatactcttccctcgttgctatgcatcacatgatcttgcgtgtgcgtaggaaaacttttgaaattactacgaaacccaacacggaGGAcaggcttcttctggtgatctgtctcacctttgaaatgcttgccttttttTCTTAAGGCAtgcttggtcggaagaaatcgaagatgtcttaggtacacattcttcttgaatttatccaaatatatactttcaATCTCATCTAAATAGTGTGTGCATGCATTGTAACCCTTGTTTGTCTgttctgaaaggttactaagagcaggccaatcattgatggttacaaacagcaatgctcgtaggtcaaattcctgttgtttgtgctcatcccacacgcgTACACCTTTTTTACCCATAGCTGtaaaatttcttcaactaatggccttaggtacacatcaatgtcgttgccgggttgcttaggaccttggatgagcactagcatcataatgaaattccgcttcatgcacaaccaaggaggaaggttatagatacatagagtcacgggtcaggtgctatgattgcagctatgctccccaaaaggattaatgccatctggacTTAAACCaaatcatatgttccttgcgtcatctgcaaagtcCTGCCACTTTTCTcattttttctccactgcgacccgtcagcgggtactctcaacttcccgtctttcttacggtcttctttgtgccatcgcaacaacttggcatgatctttgtttctgaacagacgtttcacccgtgatattataggagcataccacatcaccttggcaggaaccctcttcctagggcgctcgccctcaacatcaccagggtcatctcgtctgatcttatactgcaatgcagtgcataccgggcatgcgttcaaattctcgtactcaccgcggtagaggatgcagtcattagtgcatgcatgtatcttttgcacctccaatcctagagggcatagaaccttctttgcttcgtatgtactgtcaggcaatttgttatcctttggaagcttcttcttcattattttcaatagcgaaccaaatcccttgtcagataaatcattgtctgtcttccattgcagcaattccagtgtggtaccaagctttgtgttgtcatcttcgcaatttggatacaacccttttttgtgatcctctaacatgcaatcaAACTTCAACTTCTCCCTTTCACTTTCTCATTCTCTctgtgcatcaacaatgacccggcgaagatcatcatcgggcacatcgggtGCCTCTTGATCTTCAGCGTCCCCCGTTGCAGTATCACCGTATTCAGGGAACAtaggatagttgtcatcatcctcttcttcttcattataTTCCATCATAacacctctttctccatgcttggtccaaacattatagtgtggcctgaaacccttctcaagcaggtgcAAGTGAAGGGTTTTTTAGTAGAGTAATCCTTCGTATTCCCACAGACAGTacatggacaatacataaaacctttatgcttgtttgcctcagccacttcgagaaaattatgcaggccCTCAATGTAGTCGGAGGTGCGtcggtcaccgtacatccattgtcggttcatctacgtgcattatataattaagtatatcaaaaatcattacagaacatcatgaatagagaagtgatcaaattaatacaagttcatcatcacattaaaaccaaagtataaTAGTGACcaaatgttattactgaaaaaataaatacataaagttcacACGTAGTTCTCAtagaacaatatatagctctttaaagcatctaattaaaacatacattgaaactagcatacaactatgtaaaacatttaaatgcaacaataaatgcgatcaaaatcgcaactaagataacaattgatccaaaagcataatgataccaagcctcattatcaatggcatattttctaatctttctaatcttcaagcacattgcatccatctggatcttgtgatcatcgacaacatcggcaacatgcaactccaatttcatcttctcctctttaattcttttcaatttttctttcaaataattgttttatttttcaactaaatttaacctctcgacaagagggtcggttgaaatttctggttcactcctagataaaaacatctatgtcatgttggtcggcataattgtcataaacactaaatgaaacaaatagttataaaaggtaATATACCGCATCTGAATCATAGACCGGACGAgagccgatgggggcggataccaaaaccatggcactatataataacaaacaataataaaagtaagaaaattatacaagtagctacctaaatcatacaagtaagatttttttcttttaaaaagataagaacaagatgctcaccaaggtggtgccggcgacgagatcggcgcgggggatcgacggcggtgaggacggggacgggacgGCAGCGTACACATGTGCAGACTctaagaagttaatttgagctcaaattgtgCATCTAAATCAAAAGAACTCCCACATACACTCCTCCACTAAAACTCACAAACCACTCTACTTCTAGAGTATTTGAAATGAGTTAAACTAGCAGTGAGAGATGAAAGGATGaagttgctaaccttttagaacacttGTGTAGTTGGTGCACCGCCaaatctagacaaatcttgagAAAAATGTAGCTTGGGGATTGAGCTTGAAGGAAGaatagaggagaaagcttaagtcagGCTTggccatttcatcgaacacctcatgtgcatatataTAGGCGAAAAACAGAGTAGCCCACACCTCCACCCTTCCACGGCCAAAAAACAAAGGAGACCGGGGGGGGAGGGGTATATAGAGGCAAAACTTTAGACCCGGTTtgtgtctagaaccgggactaaatgcctaccctttagtctcggttccagcCACCAACCAAGACTAAAGGGGTTGCGCCAGGATCGAGGCCCTTTAGTGACGGTTGGTGGctgaaaccaggactaaaggtcccaGCCGAACCGGGACTGATGTCTGCTGAGGCCTGGCCGGCGTCCTAGCCtctcgaaccgggactgatgctcCCATTAGTTCCGGTTTGTAACATGACCGGGAAATGCTCTTATCTGGCCAGtaccaaagccttgttttctactagtggcagcTGGATTGATCAGTTCTTGAACTAGCTTATCATGTTTACAATGGGATTCACTAGGGCTGGCGTTGGATAGCCGGCTAGCTTAGTAGCTTGTGTTCTTTTAACGATTGTTCAACGGTTTTTGGTTCAGAAAAATCCAACATGCAGGGATATCACATGATAAAATCATCTTATCACAAAGACACCTCAAGGTACCTGTGATTACACACACTTGTACGTGTACCTTCAACGCTAGCTCGTGTACATTATATATAACATAGCACGAATGGATGGATGCCTTTAAGCAAAGGTAGGTATTGCTAGGTAGATTGTCTAGCGATCGTTGCCCGTGCCTTCTCATAGTAGCTCGAATCACCCATCGAGGTCTATCCAGCTCCGAGATGCCCGTGCCACACGTAGTCTTCGTGCATCCGTCCCAGAAACAGACTACCCACCCGCAGTCTGCAGCGTCTTCTTTCTGAGTTGATAGCGAGCATTGCATGCAACTCTAGCCCAAAATCATCCATCTTACTGTACCCCGGCGGGCCTTATATATTGCCTGAGATGCGTCCAATAGCCCTACGACCTTCCTTCTGCACTGCACTGCATTGCATTGGTCTGATCCATCGAGAAATGTTTTGGCTTGCATATGCTCTCGTTTTTCTCGGATGCCTTGGCCTGCCTCCGGCTGATGCTGCCGTTGTCGAGCACACATTCTCTGTACGTGACTACTACTACTAATCTCTTTGCATGCATGCCATCCATTCCCCTGCGGTTCAACCTGCGTGCACATTTCTGCGGTGCACTGCTGATCGACAGCCATTTCATAACGTTGACGGCATCGATGGGATCGTTGCAATGCATATGCGCAGGTGGGCAACCTGACGATCGATCGGCTGGGGCAGCGTCAGGTAATCACGGCGGTGAACGGCCAGTTCCCCGGGCCCATGCTGGAGGCTCGCGATGGCGACGCCGTCGTGGTGCACGTCGTCAACTACTCCCCCTACAACATCACCATCCACTGGCATGGCGTCCTCCAGCGCCTCTCCGGCTGGGCCGACGGCCCCAGCATGGTGTCGCAGTGCCCCATCCGCCCCGGCGGCGACACCTACACCTACCGCTTCAACGTCACCGGCCAGGAAGGCACGCTCTGGTGGCACGCCCACGTCTCCTTCCTCCGCGTCACGGTCTACGGCGCGCTCCTCATCCGTCCTGGCCCCGACAGACCCCACTACCCCTTCCCCACGCCCTACGGCGAGGCCACTCTCCTCCTCGGCGAGTGGTGGAATGCCAGCGTCGTCGACGTCGAGAGGCAAGCCATGCTCACCGGCGGCCCGCCCAACAACTCCGTCGCGCTCACCATCAACGGCATGCCCAGCGGCTACGAGCTGGTCGTGCGACACGGCCAGACCTATTTGCTCCGCCTCGTCAACGCTGCGCTCAGCTACCAGCTCTTCTTCAAGGTCGCGGGCCACGCTTTCACGGTCGTCGCCGCCGACGCCTGCTACACCGACCCTTACGACACGGACGTCATCGTCCTCGCTCCGGGTCAGACGGTGGACGCTCTGATGCGCGCCAACGCCTCCCCGGGCCGCTACTACATGGCCGCCCAGGTCTACCAGAGCGTGGCCAACGCCacctacaccaccaccaccacggggCTCCTCCGGTACGAGCACGGTGCAGAAGCAGCTGGTATGAGTACGATCATGATGCCGAGCATGCCGGAGTTCAAAGACAGCGTGACGGCGCAGGACTTCTACGGCAGCCTGACCGGCCTGCTGCGAGACGGCAAACCGACAGTTCCCCTGCACGTGGACACGCGGATGCTGGTCATCTACGGGCTGGGCATCGCGCCGTGCATGCCAACGCAGACGCTGTGCAACCGGACGCGCGGCTCCGTGGCGGCCAGCATGAACAACGTGTCGTTCCAGCTCCCCAAGGCCATGTCGCTGCTGGAGGCGCGCATGAGGGGGAACGCCGACGGGGTGTACACCCGCGACTTCCCCGACAGGCCGCCGGTGATGTTCGACTTCACCAACGGCTCCATGAGCAACAACAGGAGCGTGATGCTGACGTCCAAGGGCACCAGGGTGAAGAGGCTGCGGTTCAACACGACGGTGGAGGTGGTGCTGCAGAACACGGCCGTCCTGGGGTCGGAGAACCACCCGCTGCACCTGCACGGCTTCAACTTCTACGTGCTCGCGCAGGGCGCCGGCAACTTCAAGGCGCGCACCGCGGTGCGCGCCTACAACCTCATCAACCCACAGCAGCGCAACACCGTCGCCGTGCCGGCCGGTGGGTGGGCGGTCATCCGCTTCACGGCAGACAACCCAGGTGTATGGGTCATGCACTGCCACTTGGACGCTCATTTGCCTTTCGGGCTAGCAATGGCGTTCGAGGTGGACGACGGCCCGACCCCGAACAccgttcttcctccgccgccgccggactacCCC is a window of Triticum dicoccoides isolate Atlit2015 ecotype Zavitan chromosome 2B, WEW_v2.0, whole genome shotgun sequence DNA encoding:
- the LOC119360918 gene encoding laccase-14-like, whose amino-acid sequence is MRPIALRPSFCTALHCIGLIHREMFWLAYALVFLGCLGLPPADAAVVEHTFSVGNLTIDRLGQRQVITAVNGQFPGPMLEARDGDAVVVHVVNYSPYNITIHWHGVLQRLSGWADGPSMVSQCPIRPGGDTYTYRFNVTGQEGTLWWHAHVSFLRVTVYGALLIRPGPDRPHYPFPTPYGEATLLLGEWWNASVVDVERQAMLTGGPPNNSVALTINGMPSGYELVVRHGQTYLLRLVNAALSYQLFFKVAGHAFTVVAADACYTDPYDTDVIVLAPGQTVDALMRANASPGRYYMAAQVYQSVANATYTTTTTGLLRYEHGAEAAGMSTIMMPSMPEFKDSVTAQDFYGSLTGLLRDGKPTVPLHVDTRMLVIYGLGIAPCMPTQTLCNRTRGSVAASMNNVSFQLPKAMSLLEARMRGNADGVYTRDFPDRPPVMFDFTNGSMSNNRSVMLTSKGTRVKRLRFNTTVEVVLQNTAVLGSENHPLHLHGFNFYVLAQGAGNFKARTAVRAYNLINPQQRNTVAVPAGGWAVIRFTADNPGVWVMHCHLDAHLPFGLAMAFEVDDGPTPNTVLPPPPPDYPQC